From the genome of Scytonema hofmannii PCC 7110, one region includes:
- a CDS encoding DUF561 domain-containing protein: protein MTMHPLLQRAFTNRNVLKVIAGLNNFDSKRVAAIVKAAHHGGATFIDIAASPDLVKTAKFLTNLPICVSAVEPKKFVQAVEVGADLIEIGNFDSFYAEGLRFEAEEVLELTYQTRALLPDITLSVTVPHILTLDQQVQLAEELIKAGADIIQTEGGTSSNPTHPGVLGLIEKAAPTLAAAYEISRAVSVPVLCASGISNVTAPLAIASGAAGVGVGTAINQLNSEVAMIAAVRGLVEALRTATVVKG from the coding sequence ATGACGATGCATCCTTTATTGCAACGTGCATTTACTAACCGCAATGTCCTCAAAGTGATCGCTGGCTTGAATAACTTCGATTCCAAGCGTGTAGCCGCGATCGTTAAGGCAGCCCATCACGGTGGTGCGACTTTTATTGATATTGCCGCCAGTCCAGATTTGGTAAAAACAGCCAAATTTTTGACAAACTTGCCAATTTGTGTATCAGCCGTAGAACCAAAAAAATTCGTACAAGCTGTAGAAGTTGGTGCTGACTTAATTGAAATTGGTAACTTCGATTCTTTCTACGCTGAGGGACTGAGATTTGAAGCAGAGGAAGTTTTAGAACTGACTTACCAAACTCGTGCTTTGCTTCCCGATATCACCCTCTCTGTCACCGTTCCTCATATTTTGACACTAGACCAACAAGTACAACTGGCAGAGGAATTAATCAAAGCGGGCGCGGATATTATTCAAACAGAAGGTGGGACTAGTAGCAATCCTACTCACCCCGGAGTTTTGGGGTTGATTGAAAAAGCTGCTCCCACTCTAGCAGCAGCTTATGAAATTTCTCGTGCAGTTTCAGTTCCCGTACTCTGCGCCTCTGGTATTTCCAACGTAACAGCACCCTTGGCGATCGCATCTGGTGCAGCTGGTGTTGGCGTTGGTACTGCCATTAACCAACTCAACAGTGAAGTCGCAATGATTGCGGCTGTACGTGGTTTGGTAGAAGCCTTAAGAACAGCAACTGTAGTTAAGGGTTAG
- a CDS encoding DegT/DnrJ/EryC1/StrS family aminotransferase encodes MIQSIHSVPAFDIKQQYTNIEAEVSTAVLQVLASGRYIGGPIVEGFEQKFAAYTGVSECVACNSGTDALYLALRAFDIGAGDEVITTPFTFIATAEVVSAVGAKPVFVDIDATTFNLNVEQVVAAITPKTKAIIPVHLFGQPVDMTSLIDVAKAHNLVIIEDCAQSTGASWAGQKVGSIGHIGCFSFYPTKNLGGCGDGGAITTNDPQIAAKLRIIKEHGQRNRYHYEEIGVNSRLDAIQAAILQIKLRYLDIWNNQRRQVAARYHQSLSQLANIITPQELAGGMGVWNQYTIRVLDNKKDWLRNQLQERGVNTMVYYPHPLHLQPVYESLGYQVGQLPVAEQACQEVLSLPMFPELSEEQQNQVIFALKEVVSG; translated from the coding sequence ATGATTCAAAGCATTCATTCCGTTCCTGCCTTTGACATTAAACAACAATACACCAATATTGAAGCAGAGGTAAGTACAGCCGTTTTACAGGTTTTAGCTTCTGGTCGCTACATCGGTGGTCCGATTGTAGAAGGTTTTGAGCAAAAGTTTGCTGCATATACTGGTGTTAGTGAATGTGTAGCCTGTAACTCTGGAACTGATGCATTATATTTGGCTCTTAGAGCTTTTGATATTGGAGCGGGTGATGAAGTTATTACTACACCCTTTACTTTTATTGCCACTGCAGAAGTTGTGAGTGCTGTAGGTGCAAAGCCTGTATTTGTTGATATTGATGCGACCACATTTAATTTAAATGTGGAACAAGTTGTGGCAGCAATTACACCAAAAACCAAAGCGATTATTCCAGTTCATCTCTTTGGTCAACCTGTTGATATGACGAGTTTAATTGATGTTGCAAAAGCTCACAATTTAGTCATTATAGAGGACTGTGCTCAGTCTACAGGTGCAAGTTGGGCAGGGCAGAAAGTTGGAAGTATTGGGCATATAGGGTGCTTTAGTTTTTACCCTACAAAAAATTTGGGGGGTTGTGGCGATGGAGGGGCGATAACAACCAACGATCCGCAAATTGCAGCCAAGCTACGAATTATAAAAGAGCACGGTCAAAGAAATCGCTATCACTACGAGGAAATCGGTGTTAATAGCCGATTGGATGCGATTCAAGCTGCTATTTTACAAATTAAGTTACGTTATCTAGATATTTGGAATAACCAACGGCGACAAGTTGCTGCTCGTTATCACCAGTCTTTGAGTCAACTAGCCAATATCATAACGCCCCAAGAATTGGCTGGGGGCATGGGAGTGTGGAATCAATATACCATTCGCGTCTTAGATAATAAGAAAGACTGGCTTCGCAATCAATTACAAGAACGAGGTGTTAATACAATGGTCTATTATCCCCATCCATTACACCTACAGCCAGTCTATGAAAGTTTGGGATATCAAGTAGGACAATTGCCAGTTGCAGAGCAAGCCTGTCAAGAGGTTTTATCCTTACCCATGTTCCCCGAATTGTCAGAAGAACAACAAAATCAAGTGATATTTGCTTTAAAGGAAGTTGTTAGTGGTTAG
- a CDS encoding ABC transporter permease → MQDLIKLDFVDLALAVAFMGVAIGLSAWEKIGLELNLALATGRTILQLAVLGYVMEFIFALDTPWAVLGTLATILTISAVVTRNRIDKKIPQILPLVWGSIFISTSLTLIYTTILIIQPDKWYEPQYVIPLAGIVLGNAMNAAAIAGERFVSTIDASQLEIETHLSLGATPWQAVAQYRKEAVRAAFIPTLNQMMVIGLVTLPTIVSGQLLSGVNPREAVSYQILIIFTIAFTNLLTTLLLTRGLSRQFFNSAAQLVR, encoded by the coding sequence ATGCAGGATTTAATAAAGCTAGATTTTGTTGATTTGGCTTTGGCTGTTGCATTCATGGGCGTAGCCATAGGTTTGTCTGCATGGGAAAAAATCGGACTAGAGTTGAATTTAGCTCTTGCCACTGGAAGAACCATCCTACAACTGGCAGTCTTGGGATATGTTATGGAGTTCATCTTTGCTCTTGACACTCCTTGGGCTGTTTTGGGGACTTTAGCAACGATTCTGACGATTTCGGCAGTTGTGACACGAAATCGCATTGATAAAAAAATACCTCAAATTTTGCCTCTCGTGTGGGGTTCAATTTTTATCAGTACAAGCCTGACTCTGATTTATACCACTATCTTGATAATTCAACCGGATAAATGGTACGAACCACAGTATGTTATTCCATTAGCAGGTATAGTTTTAGGCAATGCTATGAATGCGGCGGCGATCGCAGGAGAACGTTTCGTCAGCACTATTGATGCCAGTCAATTGGAAATTGAAACGCACTTAAGCTTGGGTGCGACTCCTTGGCAAGCAGTTGCACAATATCGCAAAGAAGCTGTCCGTGCTGCATTCATTCCTACACTCAACCAGATGATGGTCATAGGTCTGGTGACACTACCGACAATCGTGTCAGGACAGTTATTAAGTGGTGTGAACCCTCGCGAAGCTGTTTCTTACCAGATTCTGATAATATTTACGATCGCTTTTACCAATCTGCTGACAACACTGTTGCTGACTCGAGGGCTGAGTCGGCAATTTTTTAACTCCGCCGCTCAACTTGTGAGGTAG
- a CDS encoding IS200/IS605 family accessory protein TnpB-related protein, whose translation MATLTYVKGLPTPVEELNNLGLTKFEMFLTAYSPVFHSSACETANYLLSGQSFNQSSWNTYLQKTYKISKRHAAGAISYAQGAVDASKENRLKHIKTVEGKLKSINGWIAKSEKKLKNASSFYAKKNWHQSKTGCKFPLSCSIKYKNTNWQHLRFQIHNKKRRADRLSKQIEHLKAAPIHTAIPKNQVFVVGSRNESFGNQACQWDGTTLKFRVPACLESKFGKYVQTKLGNFDRKVNRLPKDGAKTWHFFRKADKWNAAVQFTPSPVEQVSRHSVYGCIGIDLNPGSIGWAYVDANGNLKAHGKIPLQMGLPSGKQNPQIVEACLQLVKLALKYACPIVCEQLEFSAKKEQLREHGRKSARMLSGWAYSRFYELLESISRNRGIYLMKVNPAYTSIIGLVKYARQYGLASDEAAAFAIARRGMRLTENIPDSITAYLDVKSGKHVWSLWNQLNKKIKSRAVISSRHDYYSISNWELVVKEPSSQGNGTKQRCASS comes from the coding sequence ATGGCGACTCTCACCTATGTTAAAGGATTACCGACGCCAGTAGAAGAATTAAACAATCTGGGACTCACAAAGTTTGAGATGTTTCTAACTGCATACAGTCCGGTATTCCACTCTTCAGCGTGTGAGACAGCCAATTATCTTCTTTCTGGTCAATCATTCAATCAATCCAGTTGGAATACCTATTTACAAAAAACTTACAAAATTTCCAAACGTCATGCAGCTGGTGCGATCAGTTATGCTCAAGGTGCAGTGGATGCATCTAAAGAAAATCGATTAAAACATATAAAAACAGTCGAGGGTAAGTTAAAATCAATTAATGGTTGGATTGCCAAATCGGAAAAAAAGCTGAAAAACGCTTCATCGTTTTATGCTAAGAAGAATTGGCACCAATCCAAGACAGGATGTAAGTTTCCTTTATCTTGTTCAATTAAATATAAAAACACCAATTGGCAACACTTACGGTTTCAGATCCACAATAAAAAACGTCGTGCCGATCGGCTAAGTAAACAAATTGAGCATTTAAAAGCTGCACCTATTCATACAGCCATTCCCAAAAATCAAGTATTTGTAGTTGGTTCTAGAAATGAATCGTTTGGTAATCAAGCTTGCCAATGGGATGGTACTACCCTGAAATTTCGCGTTCCTGCTTGCTTAGAATCAAAATTTGGTAAATACGTCCAAACCAAGTTAGGTAACTTCGATCGCAAAGTGAACCGATTACCCAAAGATGGTGCAAAAACCTGGCATTTTTTCCGGAAAGCTGATAAATGGAATGCTGCGGTGCAGTTTACACCATCGCCAGTAGAACAAGTTTCCAGGCATTCAGTTTACGGTTGCATTGGAATAGATCTAAACCCAGGCTCTATCGGTTGGGCATATGTGGATGCTAACGGCAATCTGAAAGCTCACGGTAAAATTCCATTACAAATGGGATTGCCATCAGGTAAACAGAATCCACAAATTGTGGAAGCTTGCTTGCAATTGGTAAAACTTGCTTTAAAATACGCTTGTCCAATTGTTTGTGAGCAATTAGAATTTTCTGCTAAAAAAGAACAACTTCGTGAGCATGGTAGAAAATCTGCAAGAATGCTATCTGGTTGGGCATATAGCCGATTTTACGAATTACTAGAAAGCATTAGCCGTAATCGTGGTATTTACCTGATGAAGGTAAATCCTGCATATACTAGCATCATTGGTTTAGTAAAATATGCACGTCAATATGGATTAGCCAGTGATGAAGCAGCTGCATTCGCAATTGCTAGACGTGGTATGCGGCTCACTGAAAATATTCCAGACTCCATAACCGCCTATCTTGATGTGAAGTCGGGAAAGCACGTATGGAGTCTGTGGAATCAACTTAATAAAAAGATTAAGTCTCGTGCTGTCATATCATCTCGTCATGATTATTACAGTATCTCTAACTGGGAACTGGTGGTCAAGGAACCTTCGTCACAAGGCAACGGAACCAAGCAGCGATGCGCTTCTAGTTGA
- a CDS encoding succinate--CoA ligase subunit beta, whose product MDLLEYQVKEWFSEIGIPVLPSQRIDHPTDLKRLKISYPVVLKSQVHVGGRAKAGGVRFVETTIDAIAAAQHIFNLPIFGELPEVLLAEAKYDAEQEFYLAVVVDTAVCRPILLGCTEPDIDWDWESAGEKMQHVIVDGEFSPFYARRLALKMGLQGSLIQSVSAVVEKMYQLFVDKDLDLIEISPLGVSASGQIMALNGTVSVNERAIGRHPDITEIATKIANRRTKREIARNLGDWDVVEMHGKIAILGNGAGSVMATLDLVVNAGGKPSVCLNLRHASVTDPSPTTLTERLEKALNSLAVDKSIHVILINFLGSIPQSGEVVEIIGNFVENSASTFKPQLVRSNGGKNRRDNHFPRLVVRLAGSEFNTARKYLATLKTPGDAPVVVVENLDEAVAEAVRFAKATTAHRRF is encoded by the coding sequence ATGGATTTGTTAGAGTATCAAGTTAAAGAATGGTTTTCGGAAATCGGCATTCCTGTATTGCCGTCTCAACGAATTGACCATCCTACAGACCTAAAACGGTTAAAAATTAGCTATCCTGTTGTGTTAAAGTCCCAAGTGCATGTGGGCGGACGAGCAAAAGCTGGTGGGGTCAGATTTGTAGAAACAACAATTGATGCGATCGCCGCCGCCCAACACATCTTTAATTTGCCAATTTTTGGTGAGTTACCAGAAGTGTTACTAGCAGAAGCAAAGTATGATGCCGAACAGGAGTTTTATTTAGCCGTTGTTGTGGACACTGCTGTTTGCAGACCCATCCTATTAGGTTGCACGGAGCCTGATATTGATTGGGATTGGGAATCAGCAGGAGAAAAGATGCAACACGTGATTGTCGATGGAGAATTTTCGCCATTTTATGCTCGACGATTAGCACTAAAAATGGGCTTGCAAGGCTCATTAATACAGTCGGTTAGTGCTGTTGTAGAAAAAATGTACCAATTGTTTGTAGACAAAGACCTAGATTTGATTGAAATTAGTCCCTTGGGAGTCAGTGCTTCCGGTCAAATTATGGCTCTTAATGGTACTGTAAGCGTCAACGAACGAGCCATTGGGCGTCATCCAGATATTACCGAAATTGCGACTAAAATTGCTAACCGCCGTACCAAGAGAGAGATAGCAAGAAACTTGGGAGACTGGGATGTTGTAGAAATGCACGGTAAGATAGCAATTCTGGGTAATGGTGCAGGCTCGGTGATGGCGACTTTAGATTTAGTCGTGAATGCTGGTGGTAAACCAAGTGTTTGTCTCAATCTGCGCCATGCTTCCGTGACCGATCCCTCACCAACAACTTTGACAGAACGTCTGGAAAAAGCATTAAACAGCTTGGCTGTTGACAAAAGTATTCACGTGATACTGATTAACTTCTTGGGTAGCATTCCTCAAAGTGGAGAAGTTGTAGAAATCATTGGAAACTTTGTGGAAAATAGCGCCAGCACATTTAAGCCACAATTAGTCAGGTCTAACGGCGGTAAAAACCGTCGAGACAATCATTTTCCCCGCTTGGTTGTCCGTCTTGCTGGTTCTGAGTTCAATACAGCTAGAAAATATCTAGCAACTTTAAAAACCCCAGGTGATGCACCTGTGGTGGTGGTAGAAAATCTAGATGAAGCAGTGGCAGAAGCAGTCCGTTTTGCCAAAGCAACGACTGCACATAGAAGGTTTTGA
- a CDS encoding succinate--CoA ligase subunit alpha: MNLTPDSKVLIQGFCEYITVTHVTQMKAYGTNVVAGVNPGYGGQEIYGLPVYDLVEEVVGEYGVIDTTIICVHPYQVLDAALEAIASGIHQLIIISPGVPPLDMVKLLRKAEATETIVVGPNSPGIIVPGKILLGTQPSEFYIPGSVGILSRSTTLTYEVARELTHAGLGQSISVSIGSDAIVGSSFLQWLEILDEDEATRAIVLVGQPGGGREEAAAHYIAEAIDKPVIAYIAGTQAPPVKQWRQTGTLAAAIGRDPDFGTAKSKVSAFSHTKVPVAERPSQIPELVKKVLA, encoded by the coding sequence ATGAATTTAACACCAGATAGCAAAGTATTAATTCAAGGATTTTGTGAGTACATTACAGTCACTCATGTGACACAAATGAAAGCATACGGCACCAATGTGGTAGCAGGGGTCAATCCAGGATATGGCGGACAGGAAATATACGGTTTGCCAGTCTATGATTTGGTTGAGGAGGTCGTAGGAGAATATGGCGTCATTGATACAACAATTATTTGCGTACATCCGTACCAAGTTTTAGATGCAGCATTAGAAGCGATCGCATCTGGTATCCACCAACTCATTATTATCTCTCCTGGCGTACCACCGTTAGATATGGTAAAACTCTTGCGTAAAGCAGAGGCAACAGAAACCATAGTGGTAGGTCCCAATAGCCCTGGTATTATCGTACCGGGAAAAATTCTCTTGGGGACTCAACCAAGCGAATTTTATATCCCTGGTTCGGTGGGAATTCTCAGTCGCAGTACAACTCTCACTTATGAAGTTGCTAGGGAATTAACTCATGCTGGGTTAGGACAGTCAATCAGCGTTAGCATTGGTAGTGATGCGATCGTCGGTTCATCTTTTTTGCAATGGTTGGAAATCTTGGATGAAGATGAAGCAACTAGGGCGATCGTCTTAGTTGGACAACCTGGTGGAGGTCGTGAAGAAGCAGCAGCCCATTACATTGCTGAAGCCATTGACAAACCAGTGATTGCTTACATTGCAGGAACACAAGCACCACCTGTCAAGCAATGGCGTCAAACTGGGACTTTAGCAGCTGCGATCGGACGCGATCCTGATTTTGGGACAGCAAAAAGCAAAGTATCTGCTTTTTCTCACACAAAGGTTCCAGTCGCTGAACGTCCTTCTCAGATCCCAGAATTGGTGAAGAAGGTTTTGGCGTAG
- a CDS encoding C-terminal helicase domain-containing protein gives MIPITREDAWQQLPETNPFLKRLFQGVSKRSLQVTPYNFLQERNHRNGLKRQQIFRLFAPSATCKTVAERPSKEEEISVLIGSETLSVGQNLQDADYLINIDLPWNPMILEQRIGRIDRPKQHKCKNIYIYYANSESQLLRQASRLNNLNKKLVGDLVGSDGEIPSISSVDTLGASIYGDTLFDDEVLPGYIDFLNSLVKARRMEQRNLQEETFQKQETNRDLYTQNEILHSEELSKLIEQLGEDYQAKPIALGRRTGEKDEPTGLVAMTVEYFGPNGEPIPQQQQTVYWNDQTFERDGYGVAIATAFKTPEAGDVFSTKYLLSELQKLYNQLVTLKQQRSTELAQPETLENINITSERITRIQRRVSMLDSFPSGLDRATVRNYFKKLNAWKETKGVQKLLREYTDGDKVKLNDATFVISLVQDTDTLNLIADEGIKPTSLKFSLAALLLRA, from the coding sequence TTGATACCTATCACTCGAGAGGATGCTTGGCAGCAGTTACCAGAAACGAACCCGTTTTTAAAACGTCTATTTCAAGGTGTTTCTAAGCGATCGCTACAAGTAACACCTTACAATTTTCTTCAAGAAAGAAATCATAGAAATGGTTTAAAGCGACAACAAATATTTCGGTTATTTGCTCCATCAGCAACTTGTAAAACGGTGGCAGAACGACCATCCAAAGAAGAAGAGATTTCTGTTTTAATTGGTTCTGAAACTCTATCAGTAGGTCAAAATCTTCAAGATGCTGATTATTTAATAAATATAGATTTACCGTGGAACCCAATGATTTTAGAACAGAGAATTGGTCGAATCGACCGACCCAAGCAGCATAAATGTAAAAATATATATATTTACTATGCTAATAGTGAAAGCCAGTTATTGCGACAAGCCAGCCGCTTAAACAACCTCAATAAAAAACTGGTAGGAGATCTTGTTGGTTCTGATGGAGAAATTCCTAGTATTTCTAGTGTCGATACACTAGGAGCTTCTATTTATGGAGACACCTTGTTTGATGATGAAGTTCTCCCAGGATACATTGATTTTCTTAACAGCTTAGTTAAAGCAAGACGTATGGAGCAACGTAACCTTCAAGAAGAAACTTTTCAAAAACAGGAAACAAATCGCGATCTTTACACTCAAAACGAAATCTTACATAGTGAAGAACTCAGCAAACTAATTGAGCAATTGGGGGAAGATTACCAAGCTAAACCGATTGCTTTAGGACGGCGTACAGGAGAAAAAGATGAGCCAACTGGATTAGTAGCGATGACTGTAGAATACTTTGGACCAAACGGCGAACCAATTCCTCAACAGCAACAAACTGTTTACTGGAATGACCAAACTTTTGAAAGGGACGGATACGGAGTAGCCATAGCCACTGCCTTTAAAACCCCAGAAGCAGGGGATGTGTTTTCTACTAAATATCTTCTGTCTGAACTGCAAAAACTCTACAACCAACTAGTCACGCTCAAACAACAACGTTCTACAGAACTAGCACAACCGGAGACACTGGAAAATATTAATATTACCTCAGAACGCATTACTCGAATCCAGCGCCGAGTCAGTATGCTCGATAGTTTTCCCTCTGGGCTGGATAGGGCAACGGTCAGAAATTATTTTAAAAAATTAAATGCTTGGAAAGAGACTAAGGGTGTACAAAAGCTCCTGCGCGAATACACAGATGGAGACAAAGTAAAACTGAATGATGCAACTTTTGTTATCAGCCTAGTACAAGATACTGATACTTTAAACTTAATTGCGGATGAAGGAATCAAGCCTACTAGCCTGAAATTTTCCTTGGCTGCACTCCTGCTCAGAGCCTAG
- a CDS encoding retron system putative HNH endonuclease, protein MKRIVKDKEPQSLLEHRVKNFSDYDNFPKKDELRVSLLTEQGHICCYCMQRISDSRMKIEHWKSQDDYPELQLDYNNLLGACQGGQGSPKHLQHCDTRKGNTEITINPTDNNRNCEDLIRYRGNGQIYSDEVTINDELEKVLNLNMQTLANNRKEVLEIVIQQLTKERPQGNWTVAMLTQKINEWNNKQQDGKYKPYCQIVIYHLKKKLSSFYNIRL, encoded by the coding sequence ATGAAGCGGATTGTCAAAGATAAGGAACCTCAATCATTACTTGAACATAGGGTAAAAAATTTTTCCGATTATGATAATTTTCCTAAAAAAGATGAACTACGAGTATCGCTACTAACAGAACAAGGGCATATTTGCTGCTATTGTATGCAACGCATTAGTGATTCTAGAATGAAAATTGAACATTGGAAATCACAAGATGATTATCCGGAATTACAATTAGATTACAATAATTTACTTGGTGCTTGTCAAGGTGGTCAAGGTTCGCCAAAGCACTTGCAGCATTGTGACACAAGGAAGGGCAATACAGAGATTACTATAAATCCTACTGATAATAATAGAAATTGCGAAGATTTAATTAGATATCGTGGTAACGGACAAATTTATTCTGATGAGGTAACTATAAATGATGAGTTAGAGAAAGTTTTAAATCTTAATATGCAAACTTTGGCTAATAATCGAAAAGAAGTTTTAGAGATTGTAATTCAACAATTGACTAAAGAACGTCCCCAAGGAAATTGGACAGTAGCAATGTTAACTCAAAAAATTAACGAATGGAACAATAAACAACAGGACGGTAAGTATAAACCTTATTGTCAAATAGTTATTTATCATTTAAAGAAGAAATTATCAAGTTTTTATAATATTCGTCTATAA
- a CDS encoding AAA family ATPase yields MRLKKLHIQNFRGLREVILNFPQTNLIVLIGINGAGKSSVLDCMAIMLAQFVARLRNSKKVEVRLTENDINIHSDFTANTITILTGERESLSWRMVQERVYRQNPSNYDEINNYIKRLQENFKKQPNLNLPVMVYYQTHRMVLKNPYTLNSKGSKKAKKEVHYQFYAYEKAFSTGVNNFQDFFDWFKEEEDYENEIRLRGNSDYRNPKLEIVRRAIINFLERFSNSHFSDLRVVRSITERNANFDQISSQPSLTITKNSQDLRLEQLSDGEKMLLMLVTDLARRLAIANPSSNDALSGEGIVLIDEIDLHLHPQWQRTVIRSLTQTFPNCQFIVTTHSPQVLSGVRRENVFILENSQLIENTPHTYGKDSNSILYELMNVKERPDEVQQQIDSCFQLIDDGRLEDAKSALHKLSDLLGEDDSEVVRANTLIGFLE; encoded by the coding sequence ATGCGTCTTAAAAAGCTGCATATTCAAAATTTTAGAGGATTACGGGAAGTTATCTTAAATTTCCCTCAAACCAACTTAATTGTGTTAATTGGTATTAATGGTGCAGGAAAATCATCGGTTTTAGATTGCATGGCGATAATGTTAGCTCAATTTGTAGCTAGACTCCGCAACAGTAAAAAAGTAGAAGTGCGGTTGACAGAAAATGATATAAACATTCATTCAGATTTTACGGCTAATACTATAACAATTTTGACAGGAGAGAGAGAAAGCTTATCTTGGAGAATGGTTCAAGAACGTGTATATAGACAAAATCCCAGTAACTATGATGAAATTAACAATTACATTAAACGCTTACAAGAAAATTTCAAAAAACAACCTAATTTAAATTTGCCAGTCATGGTTTATTATCAAACTCATAGAATGGTTTTGAAAAATCCCTATACCTTGAATAGCAAGGGCAGTAAGAAAGCTAAAAAAGAAGTCCATTATCAATTCTATGCTTATGAAAAAGCTTTTTCTACTGGAGTTAATAACTTCCAAGATTTTTTTGATTGGTTTAAAGAAGAAGAAGATTATGAAAATGAAATTAGATTAAGGGGAAATTCCGATTACAGAAACCCAAAATTAGAGATTGTAAGAAGAGCTATTATAAATTTTTTAGAGAGATTTTCTAACAGTCATTTTTCTGACTTGCGAGTCGTGAGGTCAATAACAGAGAGGAATGCCAATTTCGACCAGATTTCCAGTCAACCTTCATTGACTATTACAAAAAATAGTCAAGATTTAAGGTTAGAGCAACTCTCGGACGGTGAAAAGATGTTATTGATGTTAGTCACGGACTTAGCAAGGCGATTGGCGATCGCTAACCCAAGTTCTAATGATGCATTGTCAGGTGAAGGAATAGTTTTAATTGATGAAATAGACCTACATTTACATCCTCAATGGCAAAGGACTGTAATTCGGAGTTTGACACAAACCTTTCCCAACTGTCAATTTATTGTGACTACTCACTCGCCACAAGTCTTGAGTGGAGTTAGAAGAGAAAATGTATTTATTTTAGAAAATTCTCAGCTAATAGAGAATACACCTCATACTTACGGCAAAGATAGTAACTCTATTTTATATGAATTAATGAATGTAAAAGAAAGACCAGATGAAGTACAGCAGCAGATAGATTCCTGTTTTCAATTAATAGATGACGGTCGTTTAGAAGATGCTAAGTCGGCTTTACACAAATTATCTGATTTGCTTGGTGAAGATGATTCAGAAGTCGTCAGAGCTAATACACTTATTGGTTTTTTAGAATAA